Proteins co-encoded in one Fusarium fujikuroi IMI 58289 draft genome, chromosome FFUJ_chr06 genomic window:
- a CDS encoding related to glucuronyl hydrolase, whose amino-acid sequence MKLSETMQPNQILAMKRKLPISESQYTNGAKRNGTERTKADVKKSLSSEYKHLELLYSPSVEMKIWAVAERSLNMPEPPTWFPEYTKPGSTEYVYRDASFWTSGFFPGLLCLIMERRKKFQTELRLLGLSRPKPDFPHTIQLEYASKWWTESLHQNGSLMGTHDLGFMICPWARLQWDLHRDLKAFDTLMTAANTLADRFSDKVGCMRSWDVCQTKVYSFTDPSKDFLVIIDNMMNLDLLFWAASEASSQADSTRFFDIAMAHARTSREYLIRADWSSYHVANFDPSTGALKERLTNQGYSHTSCWSRGQAWAIAGFAKSYEWSGESSFLDTAKNCADYFLRRLPDTHIPPWDFDAQDESAATQPPDTSAAMVAAYGMLLIHQSLQNRSEASPYLDHALRIVDAVCERHLNPAASQKQDLGTIPTVENGRATVVKCVETAAGLGDTILNGATINNFEFAPRRWADHGLVYADYFFVLFGNKLLEMNALRSLA is encoded by the exons ATGAAGCTCTCAGAAACGATGCAGCCTAACCAaatcttggcgatgaagcGTAAACTTCCT ATTTCGGAAAGCCAATACACAAATGGTGCGAAGAGAAACGGGACGGAGAGAACAAAAGCCGACGTGAAGAAATCCCTATCCAGTGAATACAAGCATCTTGAACTTCTTTACTCCCCGTccgttgagatgaagatatggGCCGTCGCTGAGAGAAGCCTCAACATG CCAGAGCCGCCTACCTGGTTCCCGGAATATACCAAGCCAGGAAGCACTGAGTATGTCTACAGAGATGCTTCGTTCTGGACTTCGGGCTTCTTTCCGGGGTTGCTCTGCCTGATCATGGAGCGTAGAAAGAAATTCCAAACTGAACTGCgacttcttggcctttcTCGACCGAAGCCAGACTTTCCTCACACGATTCAGCTTGA ATATGCCTCAAAGTGGTGGACCGAGAGTCTTCACCAAAACGGGTCTCTCATGGGCACACACGATCTGGGATTCATGATTTGCCCCTGGGCTCGTTTGCAGTGGGATCTACATCGTGATCTCAAGGCGTTCGACACATTGATGACGGCCGCCAACACTCTAGCCGACCGTTTCTCGGACAAGGTCGGCTGCATGCGATCATGGGATGTCTGCCAGACAAAGGTGTATTCGTTCACAGACCCAAGCAAGGACTTTCTTGTTATTATT GACAACATGATGaacctcgacctcctctTCTGGGCGGCATCCGAGGCCTCTTCCCAAGCTGATTCGACCCGATTCTTCGACATTGCCATGGCCCATGCTCGCACATCGAGAGAGTATCTTATTCGTGCCGACTGGTCAAGCTACCACGTTGCCAACTTCGACCCCTCGACCGGCGCTCTCAAAGAACGTCTTACAAACCAGGGCTACAGTCATACATCATGTTGGTCGCGAGGTCAGGCATGGGCCATTGCAGGGTTTGCAAAGTCTTATGAATGGAGCGGCGAGagctcttttcttgacaCGGCCAAGAACTGTGCCGATTacttcttgaggagattaCCCGATACGCATATTCCGCCATGGGACTTTGACGCACAGGACGAGTCTGCTGCTACGCAACCCCCAGACACAAGCGCAGCCATGGTCGCTGCTTACGGCATGCTGCTTATCCATCAATCCCTCCAGAATCGCTCCGAGGCATCTCCGTACCTCGACCATGCCCTGCGGATAGTAGATGCTGTTTGTGAGAGGCACTTGAACCCTGCCGCCAGCCAGAAACAGGACCTGGGAACGATTCCCACAGTGGAAAATGGTCGTGCCACTGTTGTCAAGTGTGTCGAGACAGCTGCGGGACTCGGAGACACCATCCTCAACGGAGCGACTATTAACAACTTCGAATTTGCGCCACGTCGTTGGGCCGATCATGGGCTTGTGTATGCTGATTACTTTTTCGTCCTGTTTGGAAACAAGCTTCTAGAAATGAACGCGTTGAGGTCATTGGCATAG
- a CDS encoding probable xylan 1,4-beta-xylosidase: MYPLTRFLCGWVVLFQPVAQAIWNPIISGWNPDPAILTVGDDYYIATSSFEYWPGIPIYHSKDLSNWTIKSHALTRPEQLQLYGTPTGAGAWAPSLSFIDGKFWLSAMTRWTYDPVARVWPRVWFISSEDLVNWSDPVWAEPWGIDPELFQDPVTKKTYLNLMAPNNNKDRLWGISQCEVSLASGNCVGPYVSLWNGTLPHNSTARPEGPKMYYKDEWYYLLIAEGGTDQLHRSTIARSKTPSGPFVAGPHNPLLYNGQWGFDNLTVQSTGHATLTKTNDGLWYATFLARRNINGSSPLGRETFMVNIDWKDEWPVFNQGDPVLLSKQIKPEVGPRQVPRQWVDDFSRTNLDPSWYQFRVPYTKNYKLEKGKLVLKPNVFGLSDRDTPAALLRKQKSLNMTFSAELSSFKGDLGPRNRIGISSYLSEFQHQDIGVRGCVNATGICIYTELNKNGTQEYWQTPLNQTSGLAGGFRLHIKAEPLKYRLGYSFGKEAPVYVTSIASSWQAFAPPNWFVFSGASWAIFATGDGEPWPHNGPQVGFNEVRETFHKENIPNYDRW, from the exons ATGTATCCGTTAACTCGTTTTCTGTGCGGTTGGGTCGTGTTATTCCAACCAGTGGCTCAGGCCATCTGGAACCCCATCATTAGTGGTTGGAATCCAGATCCTGCGATCCTGACCGTGGGCGACGATTACTACATCGCCACTTCCTCTTTCGAGTACTGGCCCGGTATTCCCATCTACCATA GCAAGGACCTATCCAATTGGACGATCAAGTCTCATGCTTTGACAAGGCCAGAGCAGCTGCAGCTCTATGGGACGCCCACTGGAGCAG GGGCCTGGGCGCCAAGTCTCTCTTTTATCGATGGCAAGTTCTGGCTGTCAGCAATGACCCGTTGGACCTATGATCCCGTGGCCCGTGTATGGCCTCGTGTCTGGTTCATTTCCTCGGAAGACCTCGTTAACTGGTCTGACCCTGTCTGGGCCGAGCCATGGGGCATCGACCCTGAGCTTTTCCAGGACCCTGTGACCAAGAAGACCTACCTCAACCTCATGGCccccaacaacaacaaagatcGACTCTGGGGTATCTCCCAGTGCGAGGTATCTCTGGCATCTGGAAATTGCGTAGGACCCTATGTTAGTCTTTGGAACGGGACCTTGCCACATAATTCGACAGCCAGACCCGAAGGACCCAAGATGTATTACAAGGATGAGTGGTATTATCTCCTGATCGCTGAAG GCGGTACGGATCAGCTACATCGATCGACCATCGCAAGAAGCAAGACTCCCTCTGGTCCATTTGTTGCCGGGCCACACAACCCTCTGCTATACAATGGTCAATGGGGTTTTGACAATCTCACCGTCCAGTCCACTGGACATGCTACCCTGACAAAGACAAATGACGGACTATGGTATGCGACGTTCTTAGCTCGCCGCAACATCAACGGATCATCTCCTCTCG GCCGAGAGACCTTCATGGTCAATATTGACTGGAAGGATGAGTGGCCAGTCTTCAATCAAGGCGATCCTGTTCTGCTCAGCAAGCAAATAAAGCCAGAGGTTGGTCCACGACAGGTTCCTCGACAATGGGTCGACGACTTTTCTCGTACTAACCTCGACCCATCATGGTATCAATTTCGAGTACCGTATACCAAGAATTACAAGTTAGAGAAAGGTAAATTGGTGCTGAAACCTAACGTCTTCGGTCTCAGTGACCGCGATACCCCAGCGGCGTTGTTACGCAAGCAGAAGTCGCTCAACATGACGTTCTCAGCCGAACTCTCCAGCTTCAAGGGGGATCTGGGCCCAAGAAACAGGATCGGGATTTCTTCATACCTTTCCGAGTTTCAGCATCAAGATATCGGTGTTCGAGGATGTGTTAATGCTACCGGTATTTGCATCTACACTGAGCTCAACAAGAATGGCACCCAGGAG TATTGGCAAACTCCACTCAACCAAACGAGCGGTCTTGCTGGTGGTTTCAGGCTACACATCAAGGCTGAACCCCTCAAATACCGGCTAGGTTACAGTTTCGGAAAGGAGGCCCCTGTTTACGTGACGTCAATCGCGTCGTCCTGGCAAGCTTTTGCTCCGCCAAACTGGTTTGTGTTTTCGGGCGCATCTTGGGCGATATTTGCAACTGGGGATGGAGAGCCCTGGCCTCACAATGGACCCCAAGTTGGATTCAACGAGGTCAGGGAGACTTTTCACAAGGAGAACATTCCTAATTACGATCGATGGTGA